Proteins encoded together in one Mycobacterium simiae window:
- a CDS encoding SpoIIE family protein phosphatase, whose protein sequence is MAHLVRVIVEIGSDLDLDVTLHRVVSAAMELTDARYGALGIRAADGHLASFVHTGIDADAARRLGELPVGEGIRIDDVSAHPQATELHAHGPSVRALLGIPITVRAADFGSLYLADDRPDRVFTDYQENAVRALATAAAAAIDNARLFERERESARWTKASREITTALLSGDPQTGPLQLIVNLALELAGAEQAILLVPSEPDLPTDKVASLIVAATAGRYASQVIGRQVPMDGSTTGGVARRGEPLITDSFQYPIEGFTDVGERPAIVMPLVADGAVLGVIAVARDPQQPRFSSDYLELVSDFARHAAIALALAAGREHALNQELAQADTVEDAVSAAAEELRRLWRARRVLALTFPTRRAGLGAPAQTDSGAPGLVAVGEPTRWTDLPDETRRMLAALRDGDLLTPNISTPGTAAIALQHPEGVLVVWIELADKRPFTLEDQTLLTVLAGRLGQGLQRVYQVDQQRETALALQHAILGPAELPHGFAVRYQAATRPLQVGGDWYDVVDLDDGRIAMIVGDCVGHGLAAATVMGQVRSACRALLFDNPSPAAALEGLDRFAARLPGAQCTTAVCAVLNPDTGELVYSSAGHPPPILVDADGSTRMLEDGHSVALGIRPHRARSEARLIVPARSTLLLYTDGLVERRRKSLDEGIDRAAALVQDGRVSPLNELADQIMSRLAPSSGYQDDVALLLYRHPAPLELTFPADVSHLAPVRRALRSWLSRARLDPDQTMNVLIAAGEAVANAIEHGHRHTPGGTIALDATALVDEVQLTITDTGSWKTPQPAANPHRGRGIALMRGLMHDVTINPDPEGTKVQLSVRIA, encoded by the coding sequence ATGGCTCACCTGGTGCGCGTCATCGTCGAGATCGGTTCCGACCTGGACCTCGATGTGACCTTGCATCGTGTCGTTAGCGCGGCGATGGAGCTGACCGACGCTCGGTACGGGGCGTTGGGCATCCGTGCGGCCGACGGTCACCTGGCCTCGTTCGTCCACACCGGCATCGACGCCGACGCGGCACGCCGGTTGGGCGAATTGCCGGTGGGCGAGGGCATCCGCATCGACGATGTGAGTGCCCATCCGCAGGCCACCGAACTGCATGCGCACGGACCCTCCGTCCGGGCGTTGCTCGGAATTCCGATCACCGTGCGGGCGGCCGATTTCGGCAGCCTGTACCTCGCGGACGACCGGCCGGACCGGGTGTTCACCGACTATCAGGAGAACGCTGTGCGGGCGCTGGCGACGGCGGCCGCGGCCGCTATCGACAACGCGCGGTTGTTTGAACGTGAACGCGAGTCGGCGCGCTGGACGAAGGCCAGCCGGGAGATCACGACCGCGTTGCTGTCGGGTGACCCGCAGACCGGTCCACTGCAGCTGATCGTGAATCTGGCGCTCGAACTGGCCGGTGCCGAGCAGGCCATTCTATTGGTTCCCAGCGAGCCCGATCTGCCGACCGACAAGGTGGCCTCCCTCATCGTGGCGGCGACCGCGGGGCGCTACGCGTCGCAAGTGATCGGTCGCCAGGTACCGATGGACGGTTCGACCACCGGCGGGGTGGCACGGCGCGGTGAACCGCTGATCACCGATTCCTTCCAGTACCCCATCGAGGGCTTCACCGATGTGGGTGAGCGCCCGGCCATCGTCATGCCGCTGGTAGCCGACGGCGCAGTGCTCGGAGTGATCGCGGTGGCACGAGACCCGCAACAGCCGAGGTTCAGCAGTGACTACCTCGAGCTGGTCAGTGATTTCGCCCGACACGCCGCGATCGCCCTGGCGCTGGCGGCGGGCCGAGAACACGCGCTCAACCAGGAGCTCGCGCAGGCGGACACCGTCGAGGACGCGGTATCGGCCGCGGCCGAGGAGCTGCGTCGGCTGTGGCGGGCCCGCCGCGTGCTGGCGCTGACGTTCCCTACCCGCAGGGCCGGCCTTGGTGCGCCAGCCCAAACCGATTCTGGCGCACCAGGACTCGTGGCCGTGGGTGAGCCCACCCGGTGGACCGACCTGCCGGACGAAACGCGGCGCATGCTCGCCGCATTGCGCGACGGGGACCTGCTGACCCCGAACATCAGCACGCCCGGGACGGCGGCCATTGCGCTGCAGCACCCCGAGGGCGTCCTGGTCGTCTGGATCGAACTGGCCGACAAGCGGCCGTTCACCCTCGAAGACCAGACCTTGCTCACCGTGCTGGCCGGCCGCCTCGGACAAGGTTTGCAACGCGTCTATCAGGTCGACCAGCAGCGCGAGACCGCCCTGGCATTGCAACACGCGATCCTCGGTCCGGCCGAGCTGCCCCACGGCTTCGCGGTGCGCTACCAGGCCGCGACCCGCCCGCTGCAAGTCGGCGGTGACTGGTACGACGTCGTCGACCTCGATGACGGACGCATTGCGATGATCGTCGGCGACTGCGTCGGCCACGGCCTGGCCGCCGCTACCGTGATGGGCCAGGTGCGCAGCGCCTGCCGCGCACTGCTGTTCGACAACCCCAGCCCGGCGGCCGCCCTCGAGGGCCTCGATCGCTTCGCCGCTCGGCTACCCGGCGCCCAATGCACCACCGCGGTGTGCGCCGTGCTCAATCCCGACACCGGTGAGCTGGTGTATTCCAGTGCCGGGCACCCACCGCCCATCCTGGTCGATGCCGACGGCAGCACCCGCATGCTCGAGGACGGCCACTCCGTCGCGTTGGGGATACGCCCCCATCGCGCCCGTTCCGAGGCCCGGCTGATCGTGCCGGCCCGCTCGACACTGCTGCTTTACACCGACGGTCTAGTCGAACGTCGCCGCAAGTCACTCGACGAAGGCATCGATCGGGCCGCGGCGCTGGTGCAGGACGGTAGGGTGTCGCCGCTGAACGAACTGGCCGACCAGATCATGTCCCGGCTGGCGCCCAGCAGCGGCTACCAGGACGACGTCGCGCTGCTGCTTTATCGACATCCCGCTCCGCTGGAGCTCACCTTCCCGGCCGACGTCAGCCATCTCGCCCCGGTTCGTCGTGCGCTGCGCAGTTGGCTGAGCCGCGCCCGACTGGATCCCGATCAGACCATGAACGTGCTCATCGCCGCCGGCGAAGCCGTTGCTAACGCCATCGAGCACGGCCACCGGCACACACCCGGGGGCACCATCGCCCTGGACGCCACCGCTTTGGTCGACGAGGTGCAGCTGACCATCACCGACACGGGTTCGTGGAAAACTCCGCAACCCGCCGCCAATCCCCACCGCGGCCGCGGCATCGCTCTGATGCGCGGCCTCATGCATGACGTCACCATCAACCCGGACCCTGAGGGCACCAAGGTTCAGCTATCGGTGAGGATCGCATGA
- a CDS encoding PPE family protein, SVP subgroup: MHFAVLPPEVNSERMYAGPGAGTMLAAAAAWEELANQLHATAADLESVVSGLTGEPWQGPASAAMAVAAQGHVAWLNTTAAQATQTGEQVKAAAAAYESAYAMTVPPPVITANRSELIALVATNLVGQNTAAIAANEVAYAEMWAQDVAAMYTYAGMSRAAAEVRPFAPPEPPVQQDGLSAQGAAIAQATGTAAGQAQTSSRDAMAAVPTALHLLASSPGLADFSDFTNPYDLASLGSGLLGNGVGLIGLSGAAGFISDAEQKAVGPQTVSAPASEASSGQARRMPDRVTTVSADMGRASAVGRVSVPDGWGAAAPQVRLAAHPAAGGGALPPSTSSSGVSGGMPMFGNGPLMALPGRGAAQSRREPGDARQRPAALVPGGRHHDQRERPAGPSRPGVADFHEITDLLGKLGRLRDSGVLTDKEFVEQKQRLLGCQ, from the coding sequence TTGCATTTCGCCGTATTGCCACCGGAGGTCAACTCCGAGCGCATGTACGCCGGACCGGGGGCGGGCACGATGCTGGCCGCCGCCGCGGCATGGGAAGAATTGGCCAACCAGCTGCACGCAACCGCTGCCGATCTCGAGTCCGTGGTCTCCGGGCTCACCGGTGAACCATGGCAGGGGCCGGCCTCGGCGGCGATGGCTGTGGCCGCCCAAGGGCACGTAGCGTGGTTGAACACTACCGCGGCGCAGGCCACGCAGACCGGTGAGCAGGTGAAAGCCGCCGCCGCGGCTTATGAGTCCGCGTACGCGATGACGGTGCCGCCGCCGGTGATCACCGCGAATCGTTCCGAATTGATAGCCCTCGTGGCGACGAATCTCGTCGGCCAGAACACTGCAGCGATTGCGGCCAATGAGGTCGCCTACGCGGAGATGTGGGCCCAGGACGTGGCCGCCATGTACACCTATGCCGGCATGTCGCGCGCGGCCGCAGAAGTGCGCCCGTTCGCGCCACCCGAACCGCCGGTGCAGCAGGACGGGCTCAGCGCCCAGGGCGCCGCGATCGCCCAGGCGACCGGCACGGCGGCCGGGCAGGCCCAGACGTCGAGCCGCGATGCAATGGCCGCGGTGCCGACTGCGCTGCACCTGCTGGCCTCGTCGCCGGGATTGGCCGACTTCTCGGACTTCACCAACCCCTACGACCTCGCGTCGCTCGGGTCGGGGCTGTTGGGCAACGGGGTTGGGCTGATCGGGTTGTCGGGGGCCGCCGGGTTCATCTCCGATGCCGAGCAGAAGGCTGTTGGGCCGCAGACGGTGTCGGCACCGGCATCGGAGGCCTCGAGCGGGCAGGCGCGTCGAATGCCCGACCGGGTGACCACGGTGTCGGCGGACATGGGCAGGGCGTCCGCTGTGGGCCGGGTATCGGTTCCGGATGGATGGGGCGCCGCGGCCCCCCAGGTGCGACTGGCGGCGCACCCCGCCGCGGGCGGCGGCGCCCTCCCGCCCAGTACGTCCAGCTCGGGTGTTTCTGGCGGAATGCCCATGTTCGGTAACGGCCCGCTGATGGCATTGCCGGGACGTGGCGCCGCGCAGTCCCGCCGCGAGCCGGGGGATGCGCGCCAGCGCCCGGCTGCGCTCGTGCCCGGTGGCAGGCATCATGACCAGCGCGAAAGGCCGGCCGGACCGTCACGGCCGGGCGTCGCCGACTTCCACGAAATCACCGACCTGCTGGGCAAACTTGGGCGTCTGCGCGACAGTGGGGTGTTGACCGATAAGGAATTCGTTGAACAGAAGCAACGCCTGCTCGGCTGCCAGTGA
- a CDS encoding TetR/AcrR family transcriptional regulator: protein MGRRSDSRERMITAARRLFREHGFVGTALSDIVSESGGPRGSLYFHFPGGKEELATEVVLQHAADVISHANRAAGVTDTAPEFVAQFLRHFRDELVASGYRQGCAVAPIVLESIPASEPLSAVTRRGFGDLIVTVATRLEEKGIDRERARELASVIFTTMEGALIVSRALRSREPFDSAIALLTAAAQESVNSSHRS, encoded by the coding sequence ATGGGTAGGCGCAGTGACAGCAGAGAGCGCATGATCACCGCAGCTCGCCGATTGTTCCGCGAACACGGATTTGTCGGGACGGCACTGTCTGACATCGTCAGCGAGAGCGGCGGTCCGCGCGGCTCGCTGTACTTTCACTTCCCCGGAGGCAAGGAAGAACTTGCGACCGAAGTAGTGCTGCAACATGCTGCCGATGTCATCTCGCACGCCAACCGCGCTGCCGGCGTCACCGATACGGCACCGGAATTCGTCGCCCAGTTCCTGCGGCATTTCCGCGATGAGCTTGTCGCCAGCGGTTACCGCCAGGGTTGTGCCGTCGCGCCGATCGTTCTGGAATCCATACCCGCGTCAGAGCCGCTGAGTGCGGTAACCCGACGCGGCTTCGGTGATCTCATTGTCACCGTGGCTACGCGCCTGGAAGAAAAAGGAATCGACCGTGAGCGCGCCCGCGAGTTGGCCAGCGTGATCTTCACGACCATGGAAGGGGCACTCATCGTCAGTCGGGCATTGCGAAGCCGCGAACCGTTCGATTCGGCCATCGCTCTGCTGACCGCGGCCGCACAAGAATCGGTCAACTCGAGCCATCGATCGTGA
- a CDS encoding GMC family oxidoreductase, producing MAATLDAGYDFVVCGAGSSGSVIARRLAENPAVTVLLLEAGGNDDVTTVTEANQWPLNLGSERDWGFASEPDPRLNGRSIAFSMGKVLGGGSSINLMIWARGHRSDWDHFAAESGEPAWGYEPVLDLYRQIEDWDGTGEPDYRGADGFLFVQPAPEPHAVTHATVSAAKQLGIPTYQSPNGRLMEEVRGAAIIDLRCRDGKRQSIFRSYVAPYLDKPNLTVVPQALVTAVTFRGNRATGVEVVHGGAVHRVAAAAEVVLCLGAFHTPKVLMQSGIGNQDDLRRVAVQVRQHLPGVGQNFQDHYGFDCVWEFPQGMHSDARAEAALFWDSGLGDPDEPDLFACLGTFAKGTPECVAKYGLPQNGWTLFGAPTHPKSRGQLRLSGPDPTDPLRIEANALTHPDDVKSALSCIETLRHIGNSIELHPFVAREVMPGDMTGDELQAYLRDAVCTYWHECGTAKMGRDPMSVVDGHLRVYGIENLRVADASIMPRITTANTMAPCVVIGERAAQFIKAAHGM from the coding sequence ATGGCTGCAACGCTGGATGCCGGGTACGACTTCGTCGTGTGCGGAGCCGGATCATCCGGCTCGGTGATCGCTCGTCGATTGGCGGAAAACCCCGCCGTGACGGTCCTGCTGTTGGAGGCCGGCGGCAACGACGACGTCACAACCGTCACCGAGGCCAATCAGTGGCCGCTCAACCTGGGCAGCGAACGCGACTGGGGGTTTGCCTCGGAACCCGACCCACGACTGAACGGCCGCTCGATCGCCTTTTCGATGGGCAAAGTCCTGGGTGGTGGTTCGAGCATCAATCTGATGATCTGGGCCCGCGGACACCGTAGCGACTGGGACCACTTCGCCGCCGAATCCGGTGAACCGGCCTGGGGCTACGAGCCGGTCCTCGATCTGTACCGCCAGATCGAGGATTGGGACGGTACGGGTGAACCCGACTATCGAGGCGCCGACGGGTTCCTGTTCGTACAACCGGCGCCCGAGCCGCACGCGGTGACTCACGCGACAGTGAGCGCGGCCAAGCAATTAGGAATCCCGACGTATCAAAGTCCCAATGGTCGCCTGATGGAGGAGGTTCGGGGCGCCGCCATCATCGATTTGCGTTGTCGTGACGGAAAGCGCCAGTCCATATTTCGTAGCTACGTCGCCCCATACTTGGACAAACCGAATCTGACGGTGGTGCCCCAGGCGCTGGTGACCGCCGTGACATTCCGGGGCAACCGAGCCACCGGCGTCGAGGTCGTACACGGCGGTGCGGTACACCGGGTGGCGGCCGCAGCCGAGGTCGTGCTCTGCCTCGGTGCCTTTCACACGCCCAAGGTGCTGATGCAGTCCGGCATCGGAAATCAAGATGACCTGCGCCGGGTCGCGGTCCAGGTCCGCCAGCACCTGCCCGGTGTCGGACAGAACTTCCAAGATCACTACGGCTTTGACTGCGTGTGGGAATTCCCGCAAGGAATGCATTCCGACGCCCGGGCCGAGGCCGCATTGTTTTGGGATTCGGGGCTGGGCGACCCCGACGAGCCCGACCTGTTTGCGTGCTTGGGCACCTTCGCCAAGGGCACACCGGAGTGCGTCGCCAAATACGGATTACCGCAGAACGGTTGGACGTTGTTTGGCGCACCGACCCATCCGAAGAGCCGCGGGCAGCTGCGGCTGTCGGGCCCGGATCCCACCGACCCACTCAGAATTGAGGCCAACGCGTTAACCCATCCGGATGATGTCAAATCCGCATTGTCATGCATCGAAACCTTGCGCCACATCGGCAATTCCATCGAGCTGCACCCGTTTGTCGCGCGCGAGGTGATGCCGGGCGACATGACAGGTGACGAGCTGCAAGCGTACCTACGCGACGCAGTCTGCACTTACTGGCACGAATGCGGTACGGCGAAGATGGGCCGCGACCCGATGTCGGTGGTGGACGGACACCTCAGGGTTTACGGCATCGAAAATCTGCGCGTTGCCGATGCCTCGATCATGCCCCGCATCACCACCGCCAATACCATGGCGCCTTGCGTTGTGATCGGTGAGCGGGCAGCGCAATTCATCAAAGCGGCGCATGGGATGTAG
- a CDS encoding CGNR zinc finger domain-containing protein: MPVNFGIVSADSSSPRAQWPATTRFGLRPAPRTLAVVEEFLNTRAEPTHDPLADAERAQEWSTRAAQAWARERGVQVQRPELAEGDEARLRDLRARVGALISGQGIAAADCFDLGVAAFAISVDGELCWQPTGHGWLWWSSVICGEVLLSQHMGTWKRLKQCRGDSCRLVFYDRSWNNSAALHAGRCAE, translated from the coding sequence ATGCCAGTGAATTTCGGTATCGTCTCGGCTGATTCCTCCTCACCTAGAGCACAGTGGCCCGCAACCACGCGCTTCGGGCTGCGCCCGGCTCCCCGCACGCTGGCCGTGGTCGAAGAGTTCCTCAACACCCGAGCCGAGCCGACTCACGATCCGCTCGCCGATGCAGAGCGGGCCCAAGAATGGTCAACGCGGGCCGCGCAAGCCTGGGCACGGGAACGCGGCGTGCAGGTGCAGCGGCCCGAGCTGGCGGAGGGCGACGAAGCCAGACTCAGGGATTTGCGGGCCCGTGTCGGCGCCTTGATCTCTGGACAAGGCATCGCGGCAGCAGATTGCTTCGATCTCGGAGTGGCCGCATTCGCGATATCTGTTGACGGCGAATTATGTTGGCAGCCAACTGGTCACGGGTGGCTCTGGTGGTCATCCGTCATCTGCGGCGAGGTGTTGCTGAGCCAGCACATGGGCACGTGGAAGCGCCTGAAACAATGCCGCGGCGACTCCTGCCGGTTGGTCTTCTACGACCGGTCCTGGAACAACAGCGCCGCATTACATGCGGGGCGCTGCGCGGAGTAA
- a CDS encoding GAF and ANTAR domain-containing protein yields the protein MVRKSSGGLAQVLGALAIEMQNQTDTEATLQSIVDGAVAIVPGARWAGISLIDAHAVEARVPSHPLVAKLDSLQSELNEGPCLSALREHRTVVINDMATEARWPTYCRAAADLGARALLSFQLFVRQQNLGALNLYGERSSAFSEESILTGELLAQHASVALIGAAAEAQFNDALSTRDIIGQAKGIIMERFDTDAIGAFRLLCRLSQETNLKLVEVARKLVASRGASA from the coding sequence ATGGTCCGGAAGTCCAGCGGCGGCCTTGCACAGGTCCTGGGCGCACTCGCCATCGAGATGCAGAACCAAACGGATACCGAGGCGACGCTTCAGTCAATAGTCGACGGTGCCGTCGCGATTGTTCCCGGTGCGCGTTGGGCCGGCATCTCGCTGATCGACGCGCACGCCGTAGAGGCGCGAGTGCCCAGCCATCCGCTGGTGGCCAAACTCGACTCGCTGCAATCCGAACTCAATGAGGGCCCCTGTCTGAGCGCGCTGCGGGAGCACCGCACCGTCGTGATCAACGACATGGCAACCGAAGCACGCTGGCCGACCTATTGTCGGGCGGCCGCGGACCTGGGCGCACGAGCACTGCTGTCGTTCCAACTGTTCGTTCGTCAACAGAATTTGGGCGCGCTCAACCTATATGGCGAACGCAGCAGCGCATTCTCCGAAGAATCCATCCTCACCGGCGAATTGCTGGCCCAGCATGCGTCGGTGGCGCTCATCGGCGCGGCTGCGGAAGCCCAATTCAACGACGCCCTGAGCACTCGCGACATCATCGGTCAGGCCAAGGGCATCATCATGGAACGCTTCGATACCGATGCGATCGGCGCCTTCCGCCTGCTCTGCAGACTGTCGCAAGAAACCAACCTGAAGCTCGTCGAGGTTGCCCGCAAGCTCGTCGCAAGCCGAGGCGCCTCCGCCTGA
- a CDS encoding GNAT family N-acetyltransferase, translating to MTRDTSGLVRPASRDDAKACIAIYQPYVEDTAITFETEVPTPAEMAERIAAARQHHEWLVLEHHSEVIGYAYAHTFNPRAAYQWSTETSIYIAVDRRHAGGGRQLYTQLLQHLTDRGYRRAFAGITQPNSASNAFHRSFGFEQVGLYRRVGWKHGRWHDVAWTQLDLRGRADDNDPPDPIT from the coding sequence GTGACACGCGATACAAGCGGCCTTGTTCGTCCCGCATCCCGCGACGATGCGAAAGCCTGTATCGCGATCTATCAGCCTTACGTTGAGGACACCGCAATCACGTTCGAGACCGAGGTTCCCACGCCTGCGGAGATGGCCGAACGCATAGCCGCGGCGCGCCAGCACCACGAGTGGCTCGTCCTAGAACACCACAGCGAAGTGATCGGTTACGCCTACGCACACACATTCAATCCCCGGGCCGCGTACCAATGGTCGACCGAGACCAGCATCTATATCGCAGTCGACCGTCGTCATGCTGGAGGCGGTCGCCAGCTTTACACCCAACTGCTGCAACACTTAACCGATCGCGGCTACCGGCGGGCCTTCGCCGGCATTACCCAGCCCAACTCGGCAAGCAACGCCTTCCATCGATCGTTCGGTTTCGAGCAAGTCGGCCTCTACCGACGCGTGGGATGGAAGCACGGCCGCTGGCATGACGTTGCCTGGACCCAGCTCGACCTACGCGGTCGCGCCGACGACAACGACCCACCAGACCCCATCACGTAA
- a CDS encoding DUF732 domain-containing protein, which yields MAVILGVAIGGAGAASADAQEDQFVALLAQLQIPVIDNVPGLVYRAREICGELDNGAPFQSVVDEETNTTYAGSPSLHLVPDRVTRTAVKFVTASVTVYCPRHQGLLP from the coding sequence ATGGCGGTGATACTGGGCGTCGCCATCGGTGGTGCCGGCGCGGCCAGCGCCGACGCGCAGGAGGACCAGTTCGTCGCATTGCTCGCGCAATTACAGATACCGGTGATCGACAACGTGCCCGGGCTGGTCTATCGAGCCCGCGAGATCTGCGGCGAACTCGACAACGGCGCGCCTTTTCAGTCCGTGGTGGACGAGGAGACGAACACGACGTATGCGGGTAGTCCGTCGTTACACCTGGTTCCGGATCGCGTCACGCGCACGGCCGTCAAGTTCGTCACCGCGTCGGTGACCGTCTACTGTCCGCGCCATCAAGGATTACTCCCGTAA
- a CDS encoding cytochrome P450, whose protein sequence is MTWSGGEGVQEVMRSDEKAAAAFREWHAAAERAGQRVLRGPQGSYLVWQRDDVLTAMRDGEVFGSRQGELMPGDRPFDPYHAILVDLFNPGSSREMLKPIRGLIEEGVGTVAKLRRCDAAQVADIVCFTASGLVCGLPPYVAIDSVTAALVGQLRLEPMGGPDVITRLADEALTNEEVMGLMATVIRGFMFASFPIKAGLALLARKPELQQELRENPDRQGGFIEELLRLDGGAKTVSRVATRDVTIGETTIPAGSPVELCVGLVHRDESDIMSGQDMKLDGAHRHWSFGGGPHRCPASHLARDLLTAFYQVWLAGVPSFEFDWQAGNIPKAWHPKPYGVFSDGIFDGWVPECVPLRW, encoded by the coding sequence ATGACCTGGTCCGGAGGCGAGGGCGTGCAAGAAGTCATGCGGTCCGACGAGAAGGCGGCCGCGGCCTTTCGCGAGTGGCACGCGGCCGCCGAGCGGGCGGGCCAGCGGGTGCTGCGAGGACCCCAGGGCTCGTACTTGGTCTGGCAGCGTGACGATGTGCTCACCGCCATGCGCGACGGCGAAGTTTTCGGCAGCCGCCAGGGCGAACTGATGCCCGGCGATCGGCCGTTCGATCCTTACCACGCGATCTTGGTCGACCTGTTCAATCCGGGCAGTTCGCGGGAAATGCTCAAGCCGATACGCGGGCTCATCGAAGAAGGCGTCGGCACCGTAGCGAAACTTCGCCGCTGCGATGCCGCGCAAGTCGCCGACATCGTGTGCTTTACGGCATCCGGGTTGGTTTGCGGCCTGCCGCCTTACGTTGCGATCGATAGCGTAACGGCCGCGCTCGTCGGCCAGCTTCGCCTCGAGCCCATGGGTGGTCCCGATGTGATCACCCGCCTGGCCGACGAGGCGCTCACCAACGAAGAGGTCATGGGACTGATGGCCACGGTGATCCGCGGTTTCATGTTCGCCTCGTTCCCCATCAAGGCCGGACTGGCGTTGCTTGCACGCAAGCCCGAACTCCAGCAAGAATTGCGCGAAAACCCCGACCGGCAAGGAGGTTTCATCGAAGAGCTGTTGCGGCTGGACGGCGGGGCGAAAACGGTTTCGCGCGTCGCCACTCGTGACGTGACCATCGGTGAAACCACGATCCCGGCCGGATCGCCGGTCGAGTTGTGCGTCGGTTTGGTGCATCGCGACGAGTCCGACATCATGTCGGGACAGGACATGAAGCTCGATGGCGCGCACCGGCATTGGAGTTTCGGGGGTGGCCCGCACCGGTGCCCGGCCTCGCACCTGGCTCGCGATCTGCTCACCGCGTTCTACCAGGTGTGGCTCGCCGGGGTCCCGTCTTTCGAATTCGATTGGCAAGCCGGCAACATCCCCAAAGCCTGGCATCCCAAACCCTACGGCGTGTTCTCGGACGGCATTTTCGACGGCTGGGTGCCGGAATGTGTGCCGCTGCGATGGTGA
- the hypB gene encoding hydrogenase nickel incorporation protein HypB has protein sequence MGRFHRHDDGTVHSHDHDHDHEHHEHGDHSGYATGSQRIDVLESIFAENDSRADINRRAFEEHSVRALNLMSSPGSGKTTILGATLDALADELAVGVIEGDIATDLDAAKLAGRGAQVSLLNTSNGFGGECHLDAPMVNRALQGLHLPDLDLVIIENVGNLVCPAEFDVGEHAKAMVYSVTEGEDKPLKYPVMFRSVDVVLLNKIDLVPHLDADIGTYIDHVRQVNSTATIFPLSARTGAGMSQWFDWLRQFAAAGRGLPLP, from the coding sequence ATGGGACGATTTCACCGCCACGACGACGGCACGGTACACAGCCATGACCATGACCATGACCACGAGCATCACGAGCACGGCGACCACAGCGGCTATGCCACCGGCTCACAGCGCATCGACGTGCTGGAGTCGATCTTCGCCGAGAACGACTCGCGTGCGGACATCAACCGGCGCGCGTTCGAGGAACACAGTGTGCGCGCTCTCAACCTGATGAGCTCGCCGGGATCCGGAAAGACCACGATCCTGGGAGCAACGTTGGACGCGCTGGCCGACGAACTGGCCGTCGGCGTGATCGAGGGCGACATCGCGACCGACCTCGACGCCGCCAAACTCGCCGGGCGCGGCGCCCAGGTGTCCCTGCTGAATACCAGCAACGGGTTCGGCGGCGAGTGCCACCTGGACGCCCCGATGGTCAACCGCGCGCTGCAGGGGCTCCACCTGCCAGACCTGGACCTGGTCATCATCGAGAACGTTGGCAACCTGGTCTGTCCGGCCGAATTCGACGTCGGCGAGCACGCCAAGGCGATGGTCTACTCGGTCACCGAGGGCGAAGACAAGCCGCTGAAATATCCCGTCATGTTCCGCTCGGTCGACGTCGTATTGCTCAACAAGATCGACCTGGTCCCGCACCTCGACGCCGACATCGGCACCTACATCGACCATGTCCGACAGGTGAATTCGACGGCCACCATTTTCCCGCTGAGCGCGCGCACTGGCGCCGGCATGTCGCAGTGGTTTGATTGGCTGCGCCAGTTCGCCGCTGCCGGACGGGGGCTGCCGCTACCCTAG